From Acidimicrobiales bacterium, one genomic window encodes:
- a CDS encoding TetR/AcrR family transcriptional regulator, whose amino-acid sequence MTVRLPAAERRVQLLAAARSVFAAEGFQSATMETVAGEAGITKPVLYQHFSSKRELFLELLRDVGDRLAAEVGEAARAAPTGEAKVVEGFAAYFRFVDDHPDDFRLLFGEGVRTDPDFARAVADVERQLAIFIAALIEIDDLNEADRLVLAHGILGMAEATGRHWIAAGGHGDVDALAARVADLAWLGLRGRRR is encoded by the coding sequence GTGACCGTCCGCCTTCCCGCCGCCGAACGACGAGTGCAGCTGCTCGCGGCCGCGCGTTCGGTGTTCGCGGCGGAGGGATTCCAGAGCGCGACGATGGAGACGGTCGCCGGCGAGGCGGGCATCACCAAGCCGGTGCTCTACCAACACTTCTCGTCGAAACGGGAGCTCTTCCTCGAGCTACTCCGCGATGTCGGCGACCGGCTCGCCGCCGAGGTCGGCGAGGCCGCCCGGGCCGCGCCGACGGGAGAGGCGAAGGTCGTCGAGGGGTTCGCCGCCTACTTCCGTTTCGTCGACGATCACCCCGACGACTTCCGTCTCCTCTTCGGAGAAGGGGTCCGCACCGACCCCGACTTCGCGCGGGCCGTGGCCGACGTCGAGCGTCAGCTGGCGATCTTCATCGCCGCCCTGATCGAGATCGACGACCTGAACGAGGCCGACCGGCTGGTGCTCGCCCACGGCATTCTCGGCATGGCCGAAGCCACGGGCCGACACTGGATCGCGGCCGGCGGACACGGCGATGTCGATGCCCTCGCGGCGCGGGTGGCCGATCTCGCCTGGCTGGGACTACGGGGTCGACGGCGCTGA
- a CDS encoding NUDIX domain-containing protein: MSFSFRRPCARTVLLDREGRIFLIRAEDPVDPYKPEWWEIPGGGMGRGEPSGHAALRELHEETGIPDVEMGPCVWTQQTEYTFAGYHFESDDFIHVAWCDGGEYNPRGLEALEAAAFQGAQWWTLDDLLANDEPTVPYRLREFLPALVAGEIPAEPIDITPPPEHGGRTVS; encoded by the coding sequence ATGTCCTTCAGCTTCCGGCGCCCCTGTGCCCGCACGGTGCTTCTCGACCGGGAAGGTCGGATCTTCCTGATCCGTGCGGAGGATCCTGTCGATCCCTACAAGCCCGAGTGGTGGGAGATCCCCGGCGGGGGAATGGGGCGAGGCGAGCCGTCGGGGCATGCCGCACTGCGCGAGTTGCACGAGGAGACCGGCATTCCCGATGTCGAGATGGGGCCGTGTGTCTGGACCCAGCAGACCGAGTACACCTTCGCCGGCTACCACTTCGAGTCCGACGACTTCATCCATGTCGCCTGGTGTGACGGGGGCGAATACAACCCGCGGGGCCTCGAGGCGCTCGAAGCGGCTGCGTTCCAGGGGGCGCAGTGGTGGACCCTCGACGACCTGCTGGCCAACGACGAGCCGACCGTGCCCTACCGGTTGCGGGAGTTCCTGCCCGCCCTGGTGGCGGGGGAGATTCCGGCGGAGCCGATCGACATCACGCCGCCGCCCGAACACGGCGGCCGCACTGTTTCATGA
- a CDS encoding thioesterase family protein translates to MSSDITRFAQLFEMAEHGPDVWVGGSARYPWGRVYGGQVAAQGLWAAARTVPDGYVPHSMHAYFIRGGDSDQPIRFEVDRIRDGRSFVTRRVVARQSSGAILNLSASFQIHEEAADATSIGMPSPVAPPEDLPAVDWSPLLQRRPMPHDENLARAWVRVPDIGDDPLMHLLGHAFASDDVATDAVEIVHPAGRARFVMEEDYEHPYMGASLDHTVWFHRPARADEWCLHDFRSSGVYGARGISFGEIWTRDGVHVASVAQEVLLREIAPKG, encoded by the coding sequence GTGAGCAGCGACATCACTCGTTTCGCCCAGTTGTTCGAGATGGCCGAGCACGGCCCCGATGTGTGGGTCGGCGGGAGCGCTCGCTATCCGTGGGGCCGGGTCTACGGCGGCCAGGTCGCCGCCCAGGGGCTGTGGGCCGCCGCGCGGACCGTCCCCGACGGCTACGTCCCCCATTCGATGCACGCCTACTTCATCCGCGGTGGCGACTCCGATCAGCCCATCCGGTTCGAGGTCGACCGTATTCGCGACGGACGTTCGTTCGTCACCCGACGGGTGGTCGCCCGCCAGTCCAGCGGTGCGATCCTCAACCTCTCGGCCTCGTTCCAGATCCACGAGGAGGCGGCCGATGCGACGTCGATCGGTATGCCGTCTCCGGTCGCGCCGCCCGAGGATCTGCCCGCGGTCGACTGGTCCCCGCTCCTCCAACGGCGGCCGATGCCCCACGACGAGAACCTGGCCCGGGCGTGGGTCCGGGTGCCCGACATCGGCGACGACCCGCTGATGCACCTGCTCGGTCATGCCTTCGCCAGCGACGACGTGGCGACCGACGCGGTCGAGATCGTCCACCCCGCCGGGCGGGCGCGATTCGTCATGGAGGAGGACTACGAGCATCCCTACATGGGCGCGAGTCTCGACCACACGGTCTGGTTCCATCGGCCGGCGCGGGCCGACGAGTGGTGCCTCCACGACTTCCGGTCGTCGGGGGTCTACGGCGCCCGTGGCATCTCGTTCGGTGAGATCTGGACCCGCGACGGTGTCCACGTCGCGTCGGTCGCCCAGGAAGTCCTCCTCCGAGAGATCGCCCCGAAGGGCTAG
- a CDS encoding lytic murein transglycosylase — MRVSYRVLSVVLGLFVVVSTTVVDAQTQTSVDFPDAETLATDGAAIENILAEVGLDASWRSTLDFHPGARALTVDYRDGSESEVAALIRTSFELAAVTSERVETVSDLRETATRLDAAFDEERDREIERNRADAYFQGINALTQAVAIDVFAGEDPSTSAILGLDGFALTAAQREFELTNSTLDEMLSQRQAAEDDLHAAIDAYENAVAARTRLEDRHATLVEQASELNATRRSLDASARAMLPAAAEAYTLAVIPGQPGMTAKALNAYLRAEQTLATLSPSCHVSWRTIAAIASVESVHGEYGGGRLLADGRPNRPIVGLALNGQTVDNYGNATANLTDTDGGRYDGDPTHDRAVGPLQFIPQTWDRWGLDADGDGERDPQDIDDAALSAGAYLCNYGSLRNWATWSVAIFGYNHSGAYVNSVKASLDRVQRLHLPEFEGDELLRQRIPYGAWVPIPDDLGNEPDPGEEQAPTEAAE, encoded by the coding sequence GTGCGTGTCTCCTATCGGGTGCTCTCCGTTGTCCTGGGACTCTTCGTCGTCGTTTCGACGACTGTCGTCGACGCGCAGACGCAGACGTCGGTCGACTTCCCCGATGCGGAAACCCTGGCGACCGACGGGGCGGCCATCGAGAACATCCTCGCCGAGGTCGGCCTCGACGCATCGTGGCGCTCGACCCTCGACTTCCATCCGGGAGCCCGTGCCTTGACGGTCGACTACCGCGACGGGTCGGAGTCGGAGGTCGCGGCGCTGATCCGCACCAGCTTCGAGCTGGCCGCGGTCACCAGCGAACGCGTCGAGACCGTGTCGGACCTGCGCGAGACCGCAACCCGACTCGACGCGGCGTTCGACGAGGAGCGCGACCGCGAGATCGAACGAAACCGGGCCGACGCCTACTTCCAGGGCATCAACGCCCTCACCCAGGCGGTGGCGATCGACGTCTTCGCCGGCGAGGACCCGTCGACCTCGGCAATTCTCGGCCTCGACGGATTCGCCCTGACCGCCGCCCAACGCGAGTTCGAGCTGACCAACTCGACGCTCGACGAGATGCTGTCGCAACGCCAGGCCGCCGAGGACGATCTCCACGCGGCGATCGACGCGTACGAGAACGCGGTCGCCGCCCGCACCCGGCTCGAGGACCGACACGCGACACTCGTCGAACAGGCGAGCGAGCTCAACGCCACCCGTCGTTCGCTCGACGCGTCCGCCCGGGCGATGCTGCCCGCTGCCGCCGAGGCCTACACGCTCGCCGTGATCCCGGGGCAGCCGGGCATGACGGCGAAGGCGCTCAACGCGTACCTGCGAGCCGAGCAGACCCTGGCCACCCTGTCGCCGTCGTGCCACGTCTCGTGGCGGACCATCGCCGCGATCGCCTCGGTCGAGAGCGTCCACGGCGAGTACGGCGGCGGGCGCCTCCTCGCCGACGGTCGACCGAACCGACCGATCGTCGGCCTCGCGCTCAACGGGCAGACCGTCGACAACTACGGCAACGCGACGGCGAATCTGACCGACACCGACGGGGGCCGCTACGACGGCGACCCGACCCACGATCGCGCCGTCGGACCGTTGCAGTTCATCCCCCAGACCTGGGACCGGTGGGGCCTCGACGCCGATGGCGACGGTGAGCGCGACCCGCAGGACATCGACGACGCCGCGCTCAGCGCCGGCGCGTACCTGTGCAACTACGGCTCACTGCGGAACTGGGCGACCTGGTCCGTCGCGATCTTCGGCTACAACCACTCCGGTGCCTACGTGAACTCGGTCAAGGCGTCACTCGATCGGGTCCAGCGCCTGCATCTCCCCGAGTTCGAGGGCGACGAACTGCTCCGCCAGCGCATCCCCTACGGCGCCTGGGTGCCCATCCCCGACGACCTCGGCAACGAGCCCGACCCCGGCGAGGAGCAGGCACCTACCGAAGCAGCGGAGTGA
- a CDS encoding crosslink repair DNA glycosylase YcaQ family protein — protein sequence MTVRISAAAARRIALAAQGFRDPRPRGAVDRRHLRRVMGRLQLLQLDSVPVVMRTQYMPAFSRLGPYDPGLLDRIAYADDEWFEAWCHEASLLPIDDEPLLRWSKDRARQGETWGHLAKLAESDPAYVDEVLAQVRERPLAPGELVEPRRQEGEWWGDRSHGAVALDWLFRIGEVGIRRKPGFVKEFDLLERIVPPAVRNRPTPTEEDAHRELLMRAARSHGIAAAPDLVDYHRLPKVPAKARLAELVEDGRLIEAEVEGWSRPALLHPDAVRPRAIGACTLLSPFDPVVWFRERASRVFGFDYRIEIYTPAHKRVHGYYVLPFLLGDELVGRVDLKTDRAEGVLRVKAAYAEEGRSAGAVADALRPALDDLARFVGTDDWIVDGERGDVTPLLR from the coding sequence ATGACGGTTCGCATCTCCGCCGCGGCCGCCCGCCGCATCGCACTCGCCGCCCAGGGGTTCCGTGACCCGCGACCGCGCGGCGCGGTCGACCGGCGGCACCTCCGTCGGGTCATGGGGCGCCTCCAGCTCTTGCAGCTCGACTCGGTGCCCGTCGTCATGCGCACCCAGTACATGCCGGCGTTCTCGCGACTCGGGCCCTACGACCCGGGCCTGCTCGATCGCATCGCCTACGCCGACGACGAGTGGTTCGAAGCCTGGTGTCACGAGGCGTCGCTGCTGCCGATCGACGACGAACCCCTGCTGCGGTGGTCGAAGGACCGGGCGCGTCAGGGCGAGACGTGGGGTCATCTGGCGAAGCTGGCGGAGAGCGACCCGGCCTATGTCGACGAGGTGCTCGCCCAGGTCCGCGAGCGACCCCTGGCACCGGGCGAACTGGTCGAGCCGCGGCGTCAGGAAGGGGAGTGGTGGGGCGATCGCTCCCACGGCGCCGTCGCCCTCGACTGGCTGTTCCGGATCGGTGAGGTCGGGATCCGTCGCAAGCCCGGTTTCGTGAAGGAGTTCGACCTCCTCGAGCGGATCGTCCCCCCGGCCGTTCGGAACCGACCGACCCCCACCGAGGAGGATGCCCATCGCGAGCTGCTCATGCGGGCTGCCCGGAGCCATGGCATCGCGGCCGCTCCCGACCTCGTCGACTACCACCGGCTCCCGAAGGTGCCGGCCAAGGCTCGGTTGGCGGAGCTCGTCGAGGACGGGCGTCTGATCGAGGCGGAGGTCGAAGGGTGGTCACGGCCCGCCCTCCTGCACCCCGACGCGGTCCGGCCCCGGGCGATCGGCGCGTGCACCCTGCTCTCGCCGTTCGATCCGGTGGTGTGGTTCCGGGAGCGAGCGTCACGGGTGTTCGGCTTCGACTACCGGATCGAGATCTACACACCGGCCCACAAGCGGGTCCATGGCTACTACGTCCTGCCCTTCCTGCTCGGCGACGAGCTCGTCGGCCGCGTCGATCTCAAGACCGATCGCGCCGAGGGGGTACTGCGGGTGAAGGCGGCCTACGCAGAGGAGGGACGGTCCGCCGGCGCGGTGGCGGACGCCCTGCGCCCGGCGCTCGACGATCTCGCCCGCTTCGTCGGCACCGACGATTGGATCGTCGACGGCGAACGGGGCGACGTCACTCCGCTGCTTCGGTAG
- a CDS encoding HAD family hydrolase yields MISSAPVSPDRIDAVVFDMGGVFVVPAPDPVAALVRAAGVEFEFDGAAARLAHYAGVAAISASLSDHPVSEADASVWETYDLAYFASAGLAGATLQTAMLARHTARVTGDSTAIWTHVLEDNRAAFHEIAEDRPVAVVTNNNGTAIEQCRDLGLCQIGPGALPAVAAIVDSGLLGIAKPDPRIFAPALDALGTDAARTLYVGDTVHADVRGAAAAGMPVVQLDPFEYHADHDHWRLPDVVALAGHLA; encoded by the coding sequence ATGATCTCCTCCGCCCCGGTTTCGCCGGACCGGATCGATGCCGTCGTGTTCGACATGGGCGGCGTGTTCGTCGTGCCGGCCCCCGACCCCGTCGCAGCCCTCGTGCGCGCCGCCGGCGTCGAGTTCGAGTTCGACGGCGCGGCCGCCCGACTCGCGCACTATGCCGGCGTGGCGGCCATCAGCGCATCCCTTTCGGACCATCCCGTCTCCGAGGCCGACGCGTCGGTGTGGGAGACGTATGACCTGGCGTACTTCGCGTCGGCCGGGCTGGCCGGTGCGACATTGCAAACGGCCATGCTCGCCCGCCACACGGCGCGGGTCACGGGTGACAGCACGGCCATCTGGACCCATGTGCTCGAGGACAACCGCGCCGCGTTCCACGAGATCGCCGAGGATCGGCCGGTCGCCGTCGTGACGAACAACAACGGCACCGCGATCGAGCAGTGCCGAGACCTCGGGCTGTGCCAGATCGGCCCCGGTGCGCTGCCTGCGGTCGCGGCGATCGTCGATTCCGGTCTGTTGGGTATCGCCAAACCCGATCCGCGGATCTTCGCTCCTGCACTCGACGCATTGGGAACCGACGCCGCCCGCACGCTCTACGTCGGCGACACCGTCCACGCCGACGTGCGCGGCGCGGCCGCGGCCGGGATGCCGGTGGTGCAGCTCGATCCCTTCGAGTACCACGCCGACCACGACCACTGGCGTCTGCCCGATGTCGTCGCCCTCGCCGGCCACCTGGCATGA
- a CDS encoding MFS transporter has protein sequence MPSSQDPERRFSGWRIVALATITLGLTGPGQTIGVSVFIDHFTADLDIEKSWVTAGYLVGTLCGSLAMPTIGRWVDRFGVRRAMFAIAACFSVALVAMSGVQGIISLTAGFVFIRMLGQGALSLVSTVAVSLWFEERRGTAISIAVTISAALMALVPFALDAIIGEIGWRGAWLVAAGAVAVIVLPIAWFGMIDRPSDVGQFVDGIAPAEGDDPDVEVWGMDRAAALRRYEFWVLAGAGAAVASLVTGLNFHQIALLGESGFTSGEAAALFLPQMIGSSIGSPAMGIALDRVGTRFAPAIQMTLLAATLVVAGTAASTAAVVGYAILLGLTAGASRSLTGVLAPRWFGTRHLGSIQGSLTFAGVMASASGPFAFSLTEIATGGYRATAIAWGLAPAAFAAFLFARPPAGGSVAVTPPG, from the coding sequence ATGCCGTCGTCGCAGGACCCCGAGCGGCGGTTCTCCGGCTGGCGGATCGTCGCGCTGGCCACCATCACCCTCGGGCTCACCGGTCCCGGCCAGACCATCGGGGTGTCGGTCTTCATCGACCACTTCACCGCCGACCTCGACATCGAGAAGAGCTGGGTCACCGCGGGCTATCTCGTCGGCACCCTGTGCGGTTCGCTCGCCATGCCGACGATCGGGCGGTGGGTCGACCGCTTCGGCGTTCGCCGGGCCATGTTCGCGATCGCCGCGTGCTTCTCCGTCGCCCTCGTCGCGATGTCGGGCGTGCAGGGGATCATCAGCCTGACGGCGGGCTTCGTGTTCATCCGCATGCTCGGTCAGGGCGCCCTGTCGTTGGTGTCGACGGTGGCGGTCTCGTTGTGGTTCGAGGAGCGCCGAGGTACGGCGATCAGCATCGCCGTCACCATCTCGGCCGCTCTCATGGCCCTCGTCCCCTTCGCCCTCGACGCCATCATCGGTGAGATCGGCTGGCGCGGCGCGTGGCTCGTCGCGGCCGGCGCCGTCGCCGTGATCGTGCTGCCGATCGCGTGGTTCGGGATGATCGATCGGCCGAGCGACGTGGGCCAGTTCGTCGACGGGATCGCTCCGGCCGAGGGCGACGACCCCGACGTGGAGGTCTGGGGCATGGATCGGGCGGCGGCGCTGCGGCGCTACGAGTTCTGGGTGCTCGCCGGGGCCGGCGCGGCCGTTGCCAGCCTCGTGACCGGGCTCAACTTCCACCAGATCGCCCTGCTCGGGGAATCGGGATTCACGAGCGGCGAGGCAGCCGCATTGTTCCTTCCCCAGATGATCGGGTCGAGCATCGGCTCGCCGGCGATGGGGATCGCCCTCGATCGTGTCGGCACCCGTTTCGCGCCGGCGATCCAGATGACCTTGCTCGCTGCGACCCTCGTCGTCGCCGGGACCGCCGCGTCGACCGCGGCCGTGGTCGGCTACGCGATCCTCCTCGGCCTGACCGCGGGGGCATCACGCAGCCTGACCGGCGTCCTCGCGCCGCGCTGGTTCGGGACCCGCCACCTCGGGTCGATCCAGGGGTCGCTCACCTTCGCCGGGGTGATGGCCTCGGCCTCGGGGCCCTTCGCCTTCTCGCTCACCGAGATCGCCACGGGCGGCTATCGGGCGACCGCGATCGCGTGGGGGCTCGCACCGGCGGCGTTCGCCGCGTTCCTCTTCGCGCGACCACCCGCGGGCGGGAGCGTCGCCGTCACACCACCAGGTTGA